TCTGGTCGAAACGGCGGGCGACGGAGCGGACTACGCCGCGCAACCATTGATTGGCGCCGCTCGCATGGGCGCGCTCATGCCAGAGCAGATAGAGGTTCATCTGGTCAAATTCCCGTGGCGCTTCGATCAGCCGAAGCTGATTGGCCGGCGCGTTTTCGATGATGTATTCGGCATAGGGCCGGGCGGTGGTGAAGACGAGGTCGGTTTCCGCCAGGATGGCCGGGATAAGGGCATATTCCGGCACGGACATCGCGATCCTCCGCTTCATCCCGAGTTGCGACAGCCTGCCGTCGATCGGGCTGTAGAAGGCGCTCGATCCCGGCGTCGGCGAGACATGATCGGCATCGAGATAGGTGTGAAGGGTCAGCCGGCCGGCCCGGGCGAGAGGATTAGATCTCTGCACCACGCAGGCAATATCGCAATGCAGGAGTGTCGTCGATTTCAGGCTTTGCTGCGGTGCCGGCCAGTTGCCGATCACAAGGTCCACCCGGCCCGCGCCCAGCTCATCGATCAGGTCCATTTTTTCGGAAGGGGCGAAGAAATCGACCGAAATGCCGGGCGCCTTCTGGCGGATGCTGGCGGCGAGCGGCGGGATGAGGAAGGCGCCGAAGCAATTCACGGCGGCGACGCGCATGCGGCTCTGGACCGCGCCAGGATCGAACTGGCTGGTCCGGTTCAGCGTGTTCTTCAGTCCTTCCAGGATGAGGCCGACCGAAACCATCACCTCTTCTCCCCGTTCCGTCAGAACGAGTTTCTGGCCGCTGCGCACCAGCAGCGGATCAGCGAAGACCTCACGCGCTTTCTTCAACGATGCGCTAACACTCGGCTGGGTGAGGCCAAGCAGAACGGCAACCTTGGAAACGCTCCTCTCGGTGAGCAGGAGATAGGTTGTGTGGAGCAGTCGGACGTCGATCGACGGGTTGATATTCGCATACACGGCCGGTTCCTCTCGCAAGTGGATTGCGGGACGCGATGCAAGCGATGTGCCACCCAAAGAACTTGCGTTGCTCGGGATGGTGTGCCCCCCGATTTCATCGGACATTTCAGCTATTGAGTAATAGTGCGCCTGGTATCCGTTCCCTGGCCTTGGCCGTATGCTCAAGACGGATGCCGGCAATGCCTGGGTCCCGGTCAATTGGCAGTTCTAATTCGGTGAGTAATGGAGGCCCCGCAATGACGACATCAAGGCGCGCACTTCTTTCGGGTTTTCTCGCAATGCCGCTCGTGCCGCTGGCCGGAGCGATCGCTTTCGGACAGGAGGCACCGTTGCTGCCGCTGCCCGACCTGTTGGGGTGGACGGCCCCCGAGCGGCATCGAAATGTGCCAGAGTGAGCCGTTAACGATCTCAAACGAAGGAGCCGTCCGTGGATCAGATTATCCGTATTGGCATGGATACGTCAAAGCACGTCTTTCAATTGCATGGTGTAAACGCCGCCGAGCAACCGATCTTGCGCAAGAAGATGCGCCGCAAGGAGATGGTGGATTTCTTTGCGAATTGCCCACCGACCGTGATTGCGATCGAAGCCTGCGGCGCTTCGCATCACTGGGCCCGGTTGCTGACGGGGCTCGGACATGAGGTCAAGCTGATCGCGCCACAACTGGCGAAGCCCTACGTCAAGCGCGGCAAGAATGATGCGGCCGATGCCGAAGCGCTATGCGAGGCGATGAGCCGTCCGACGATGCGGTTCGTTCCGGTGAAGAGTGCGGATCAGCAAGCCGCGCTGATGCTGGTGGGCATGCGCGAGCGCGCTGTCGCCGCACAGACGCAGCTTGCCAATACAATTCGTGGCTATGCAGCTGAGTTCGGGCTGACGGCGGCCAAAGGCATGTCTCATATTCCGCTCCTTCTGGAACGCACCATGATTGATGAAAGCGTTCCGGCTGTGGCGCGTGAGCTGTTTACGTCTCTCGCTGAGGAATTTGCGCAGTTGGGGGATCGCCTGAAAGAGGTGGAGGCAAAACTGATGGCCTGGTATCGCAACAATGAATGTTGTCGCCGTCTTGCAAAGATCCCTGGTGTCGGACCGATCGGCGCGGTCTTGCTGGCGATGAAAGCTCCGGCCCCGGAACAGTTTACATCCGGAAGGCAGTTTGCCGCCTGGATGGGCCTAACGCCCAGAGACCATTCGACTGCGGGCAAAGTCAGGCTCGGTGTCATTACGAGGGCCGGCGATGAGACCTTGCGCAAGACATTGGTCGTGGGTGCGACCTCGCGGCTTCAACAGGTAAGAGCGGGACGTGGAAAGAGCACTTCGCCTTGGCTCATCGAGTTGCTCAAGCGCAAGCCACCCAAGCTCGTGGCTGTCGCGCTGGCCAACAAGATCGCCCGGATCGCCTGGAAGATAATGGTGACCGGCGAGGACTACAAAGGTAATGCTCGCGACCGGCTCTGGCCTGCGCAGCATAGAGAGATCAGTCAGGTCTAGGTTAGCAGGTTACAGATGCTGCCGTGCCGATCTGATGCGTGAACTTGCAAGGAACGAGCAGATGGTGTGATCGATCGATCCGAGACGTGGGACACTCCGTATCTCTCAGTGGCCGTTGAAGGTCGCCGACCTGTTTGGAACTCACGTCGCGGAACCCATCTTGGCCAGCGTTCATGTGCGAGCGCAACAACAGGCCGGACATATGAACGCAAGCGATCTCGATCAAATCATCATAGGAGTTCTTGCAGGGAGGGGGCCGTCCACATATGAGAGATAGGTGACGTTTTGTACCGGAGACATGGGTGACACTTTTCGCTTTTTGGCGGGAGGTGTTGATGCCGTGGAAAGAGACTTCGGTGATGGAGGAACGTCTACGATTTGTCGCCCGGCTATTAGAGGGCGAAGGCATGAGCGATGTGTGCCGTGCATTCGGCATCTCGCGCAAGACCGGCTACAAAATCTTCAATCGCTATAAGGACGACGGCCTGGAGGCACTGACGGATCGGTCTCGACGGCCGGTGCGTTATGCCAACCAGCTGCCTGAGCCGGTCGAGGCGATGATCGTCTCGTGCAAGAAGAGCAAGCCGCATTGGGGTGCCAGGAAGATCAGGGAGCTTTTGGTGAAGCGCCTGGCCGGCGATGTGCGCGTGCCGTCGAAGAGTACGGTGCATGCCGTTCTCGATCGACATGGTCTGGTCGCCCATGCCCGCAAGCGGCAACGACATCGAGCCGAAGGGACAGCCTTGTCACAGGCATTACTGCCGAACGATCTGTGGTGTGCCGACTTCAAGGGCGAGTTCAAGCTCGGCGATGGCCGATACTGTTACCCGCTGACGGTCACCGACCAGGCGTCACGTTATCTTCTCGCCTGCGAAGCCTTTGAATCGACACGAGAACGGGCTGTCTTCGACGCGTTCCGGCGGCTGTTTACCGAATGCGGCCTGCCGACGGCGATCCGCAGCGACAACGGCTTGCCGTTCGCCAGCCCCAACGGGCTCTACAATCTGTCGAAGCTGTCGGTGTGGTGGCTGAGGCTCGGGATCACGCTGGAGCGCATCAGGCCGGGCCGTCCCCAAGAAAACGGCCGGCATGAGCGCATGCACCTGACGCTGAAGAAAGAGGCGACCAGACCACCGGGCAAAAACATCCTCCAGCAGCAGGCCCGCTTCGACGCTTTCGTCAGCGAATTCAATCAGGAGCGGCCGCACGAGGCGCTCAACATGAAGGTGCCGGCAGATCTCTACGTCGCTTCGTCACGCCCCTATCAGGGCCTGCCGGAGATCGACTACCCCTTCCACGATCGCGATGCGCTGGTGACCAATTGCGGCCGCATCTGCATCTTCTACCGCAAGAAGGTCAACATCTCGACCGTGCTGGCAGGACAGAAACTGGGACTCAAGGAAGTCGACGACGGTATTTGGCTCGTCAGCTTCATGCAGTATGATCTGGGATATATCGACCTGGAGCAGAGGACCTTGCAAACCATCGACAACCCGTTCGGCACGAGGTTGTCACCCATGTCTTAGGTACGATCTGTTACCGATGTCTCCGGGTCGGACACGCTGACGCGCGCCTGCGCCGACGGAGATGAACCCACGCCCGCCCGTGAGGCCGGTCCGTTCTTCAAGCCGAATTCACCGTTGAAGCAGGATCTCTATCTGGATGCGCCGCGCGGCGAGCGCATCACCATCGCCGGCTATGTCCTCGGTGATCGCTGTCGCCCAACGCCGCGGAGCCTCGTTGAGATCTGGCAAGCGGATGAAAACGGCGAGTACGATCGTCGGGGCTTCCGCTTGCGGGGACATCAGTTCGCCGACGAGCAGGGACGCTGGTGGTTCAACACCGTCGTGCCGGCGCTGTATCCGGGACGCACGCGACACTTCCATTTCAGGGTTCAACGGCCGGGCGGATATGTCCTGACGACGCAGCTCTTCTTTCCGGGCGAGCCGAGTAATGCACGCGACCGGATCGTCGATGAAACGCTGCTCATGACGATCAGCCCCGCGGGCGACGGTCAGTTCGCGCGCTTCGACTTCGTGGTCTGACCCATGGGTCGCCGCAGCGATCGGCAACGCGATCTTCCATGCCACGGGGCGGCGGCTTCGAGAACCGCCGATCCGCATCGAGCATCTTTTCTGGGAGGTTCGATCGACCAGCCGGCGGCGCGCCGAGGTCCGTGCATGAGGCAGGCTTAGAAAAGATGAGGAGACTATTGCATGAGCGAACAGCAGGATTCTGATCGTCAACCGACGTGGCTTCATCGGTGCTTTGGGCACAGGAGCCATCACACTGGCTACAACACCTTTCTTTTCCGGTAAGGCCCACGCCTAAGGCCAACCGAGCGTGCCGGCGACGGCCTCCACGACATCTGCACGAACGCGAACGAGTCCGAGAACGCAACAGACCCTCACGATACTCGGTCTCGGGACCTTCCTGACCTTTGACGCCCGCCCGGGCGACGACCGCAGGAACCTCGGCGAGGTCTTTCGGCGCTACTGGGGGCGGTGTCGGGTCATCGACACGTCGCCTCTCTACGGATCGGCGGAAGTCTCTGTTGGCCGTTCCTTGCGGGCACACCGGAGGCATCCGAGATTTTCGGGCTTGTTCCTCGGTCCACTTGATCGCACTAGAGGTCGGCGACTTGTAGATGCATTCGAGTAAATGCGATTAAGCTTTCGATGTGGTGGGCAACAGCCCGGCGCGTTTCCTCGACGTCGCCCCGGTCGATCGCCTCGATGATAACAAGGTGTTCCGTGGAGTCCGGCTTCAGGCGATCTTTCAGGCGGTCGATTTCGAAGAGACGCGTGGTCGCCCGAAGCTCCCGCAGTACCTTTGCCATTACCGCGTTGCCGCAATGATCGATGATCATATTATGGAGATTGTCGTCCGAGAACCAGTGCGCGTCTGTGTGATACGCAGTCGCGTCCAAAAGGTCGTGGATTTCCTGCCGGACGCTCATCAAAAGACGTCGCGGAATAGCGTTGATCGACAGTACCGCTGCTTCAGGTTCGATCAACAACCTCAGTTTCAAGCTTTGAAGATACTCGCCGATATCCACCTGTCGCACGACGTAGTTTCGGCCATCACCCTTGCGAACCAGGCCTTCGCCCTCTAACCTCTGAAGCGCTTCGCGCAGCGGTGTCCTCGAAATCCCGAGTGTCTCGGCAAGCCTTGCCTCAACGATGACATGCCCGCCTTTCAGCCGGCGATGCCGGATCATGTCGGACACGGCCTTGTAGGTCAGCGATGCAAGATTATGCTGCCCTTTCTCCGCAATTTTCCGACCCGGGGCCGCTAAAGCGTCTGTCACCGTTCGCTATTTCCTTGTTCTTTAAGGCGTTGGCCGCACGACGCGGCAACGCGCTTTCCTTACGCGATCACTTGTTACATATGATAGCCGATTTGGAAAAGGACTGGAACGAGTGCAGATGGACGATGGTCTGAATGAAGTTGGCGACTCCAGCCTTGCTGACGAAACCTACCGTTCCCTGCTGGCTGATATTCTATCAGCCAGGCTCGCGGGGGGATCGGTCGTCCAGCAACGCCGCCTGGCGACGAAACATGCTGTTTCGCGTTCTCCCATGCGCCACGCGCTGGGACGTCTCGAAGGGGAGGGACTACTTGTCAGAAACGAAAAAGGCGTTCTCTCCGTCAGGGTCATCAGTCTCAAGGATTACCTTGACAGTCTCACCATGAGGATGCTGCTCGAACCAACTGCGGCCGCGCTCGCCAGTCCTCACGTTTCGCGACTTGAACTGGACCCTTTGGCAAGGATGCTTGACGAGATCGAGGCCGACCCCGAACCTGACCCCGAGGTGGTTTGGGCGTTCGACGACGCGCTTCACAACTATATCGCAAGCGAGAGCCGCAACCCCTTTATGGCGGCTACCATCGGGGAGATGCGACGCTACACAACGATCTTTGAGCGGCAACTGCCCGTTGTTCGCGCTAAGCCGGGCGTGCGAGAACATAGAGCGATCCTGCTTGCCTTGGCCTCCAACGATGCCGAGGCCGCCCGCCGAGCCATGACCGATCATCTCGAAGTTGTCCGTCAGGGCGTTCTTGCGAACTACTGAATCCGATGAAAATGCACTTGCATTCGCGGGGGACTTTTGTATAAAAGTGGGATCCCACTTGAATGCACGGTCGGGATCCAACGATAAAGAACCGAACTCCAGAGGCTCTCCATGCTCCGTTCACACTTCTCTCGCAGCGTTTTTGCCGCGTCCTTCCTGTCGATCACAGCGTCTTTTGCCTTCGCTCAGTCCTGCGAACCCAAAGTGGTGGCAGGCGAGTTGATCAAGCCCGGTACGCTCGTCATGTCGACCAATCCAACGCTTCCTCCGCTCCAGTTCATCGATTCCACTGGCGATCTGAAGGGCATGCGCATCGACCTCGGCAAAGAGATCGCCAAACGCCTTTGCCTTGAGCCCGAGTATGTCCGCATCGAATTCTCCGCGATGGTTCCGGGTCTGCAGGCTGGCCGCTGGGACATGATCAATACGGGCATTTTCTTCACCGAGGAACGCACCAAGATCATGCAGATGATCCCCTATGAAGATCAGGCCATCAGCATCTCCGTGGCGCCGGATTCGAAGAAAAACGTCACCGCAAAAGATGATCTGGCCGGCATGACGATCGGTGTCGAAATCGGTGGTTTCGAGGAAACAAAGACACGCCTTCTCGACAAGGAACTGCGTGACGCGGGCAAAGAAGGCCTGACCATCCAGACGTTCGATAATTTCGCCTTGGCCTTCCAGGCTCTGCGGGCAGGCCAGGTGCAGGGTGTCGTGTCGATCGACGCGGTTGCGAAGGAGTACGATTCTCGCGGGGACTTCAAACGGGCAATCAGCGGCCTCTACCCCGCTCCGGTTTCTGTCGCATTCAAAAGCTCGGCTTTGGCTGATGCCGTGTCTGCAACGTTGAAAGACATGAAGACGGATGGATCTCTGAAGGCGCTCTTTGACAAATACGGTCTGCCGATGGTCGCGGGTGACTATTCGGTCAAAGGCCCCGGTCGCTGAACTGATTTCAAAGATCGTTTAGAGATGAGGCGGGGGCGACCACGTCGCGCCAAACCTCTTGTAGAAGGTCGTCTTCATGTCGCTTTGGAACTGGTCTGGGTTCTTCGGTTATCTGTTCAACCCCTTTATACTTGGCGGGGTGTTCACGACCGTCTGGCTCACCGTCGTCTCGTTGATTGCGGGGCTTATTCTGGGCTTTGCCCTTGCATTGATGCGGCGATCGTCGCGGCGGGTGCCATACTCCCTTGCCAAGGCGTATATCTGGCTTTTTCGCGGCACGCCGCTTCTTGTACAGTTGATTGCGATCTACACGGCGCTTCCGCTGTTCGGCATCAAGTTCACCGTCATAGAGGCGGCATTGCTCGGATTGGCTCTCAACGAGGCGGCGTATCTCGCGGAGATCATTCGCGCCGGTATCGAAGCCGTGCCGGAAGGCCAGACCAGGGCAGCACGCGCGCTCGGCATGACGGAGCGTCAGATCATGCGCTATATCGTGATGCCGCAAGCCTTCAAAGTTATCGTTCCGCCTCTCGGCAATTCGGTGAACGGTCTCTTGAAAACGACCTCTGTCACCTCCGTCATCTCGGTCGAAGAACTCCTTCGCCGGACCCAGGTTCTCATCCAGGAGCGGTTCATGGTGCTCGAACTGTTTGCGGTCGCGGCGATTTATTACCTCCTCCTCACAACACTCTGGGACTTCTTCCAGAGCCATATCGAAAAGCGTCTCGGTCAAGCCGGATCGCGGCTTTCCATTAACGAGAAGCGCTAGAACCAGGATTTTCAAATGCAGAAGATGTTCCGCGGTGTCTACACCGTGATGATTACTCCGTTAGATCCCAGCGGCGCGGTCGATCTGAAGGGGTTGGCTGCCTTTACCGACTGGCAGGTCAAGGAAGGTATCCATGGTCTGATCCCTCTTGGATCGACAGGTGAGTTTCTGTCGCTCAGCGAGGAAGAGCGCGATAGTGTGGCGAGGACCGTCATCGAAACTGTCGCGGGACGGGTGCCTGTTCTGATCGGCACGGGAGCGGAAGATACGCGGGAGTCCATTCGCCTCAGCGTCAAGGCCGAGGCAATGGGAGCAGACGGCGTCATGATTATTCCGCCGTTCTATTCCACACCAACGGATGACGAACTTGTTCACCACTACAAGAGCATTGCGTCTGCAGTGACTATCCCGATTATGGTCTACAACAATCCCGCGACCGCAAACGTCGATCTGACGCCAGAGTTGGTCAAGCGCATCGCCGAAATCGACGGCTGTGACTATATCAAGGAGTCCACCCTCGAAGTGACGCGCGTGCGCGACATCATCCGGCTGGCTGGCAACGATATGACTGTGTTCGGGGGCATTCTCGGGTTCGAGTCTTTCGTTATGGGTGCGCAGGGCTGGGTGGCAGTGGCTTCAAATGTTGCGCCAGGACCGATGGTGCGGATCTTCGAACTTGTCGCAAATGAGAAAAAGTTCGATGAGGCAAGAGAGCTTTACCTCAAATGGCTGCCTGTCATTCAGGCGGTCGGGGGCCAGGCCTATGTCGCAGGAACGAAGTCACTGCTGACCCACATGGGATTTGGCGCAGGCCTGCCGCGTCCGCCGCGCCTACCGTTGCCACCCGCGCAGGATGCCGCCATGAAGAGGCTGGTGGCCGATTTCGGTCTGACGTTCAGCGTCTGAGGAATTCCATGATGCCCGTCGCTTCCATAAACCAGAGTTTGGGGCCCGACGATGCGCGGGTCAGGCTCTCGGTCGACGGCCTGCAGATATTTGCCGAAAAAGGCATGTCTGTTGCCGCCGCCATCGAGGCGACGGGACGGCATGAATTTTCCCGAGGCATCAAAGGCGAGGGCCGTGGCCTCTTTTGCGGAATGGGTGCCTGTCACGACTGTCTCATGACGATCGACGGAAAAGTCAGCCAGCGGGCCTGCATGACCACTGTCGACGATGACATGCAGGTCCTGCGCCCTGCCGCCCGGCCGGACCTTGCCGCTGGTCAGATTGCTGATCTCTGCAGTGTGCCGCAGTCCTTGGCGACAAGGACGATGGACGTTCTCATTGTCGGAGCCGGCCCCGCAGGGCTTGCCGCCGCTAAGGTCCTTGCTGTGGCCGGGGCCGAGGTGACTGTCATTGATGAACGGCCGTCCGCCGGCGGGCAGTATTTCAAACAGCCCTCGACACCGAGCGCCGCTGAACGATTGCGTGGCGACGAGCAGGCTTTATCCGGCGCAGCGCTTATAGGGAAAGTGCGCGACCACGGCGTGATATTTCTTAGTGCGACGGTGGTGTGGGGTGGTGCACGCGACGACGCCGGTTCGTTTATCATCGCCTGCTATGGATCTGGCCATGCGTTTTACTGCAAGCCGAAAATGCTCATTATCGCGACAGGGGCCTACGAACGCCCAACGTCGGTCAGGGGTTGGACACTTCCCGGTGCGATGACAACAGGGGCCGCCCAGACGTTGCTGAGGAGCTACGGAACTGTGCCCGGCCGAAGGATCATTGTCGCCGGAAACGGTCCTTTGAATATGCAGGTCGCAAACGAACTTCGAAAGGCAGGAGCTTCCATAGTGGCTTTGCTGGAAGCAGCGCCGCCACCGTGGTCTCGGCCTGCGGCAGCCCTCAGGCTTCTGACAACGGATCCCGCTCTCGCCCGTCACGGATTACGCCAGATATCGACGCTGAGGTCCAGGGGCGTCAAGATAGACTGGAATAGCGTGCTCACCTCGATCAACGGTTCGCAGTGTGTGGAGAGCGTCACTTTCGCCGGACCGGGCGGCGAGACCAATCTCGATGCTGACACTGTCCTTATCGGCGGCAATTTCACATCCTCCAATGAGCTGTCCCGGCTACTCGGATGCGGCCATGAGGTCGTCGACGGTGATCTGCGGGCCGTGCGAGATCTCGACGGTCAGACAACGGTTGCGAACGTGCATATTGTCGGCGAAGCGGCGCGTTTCGGCGGCGCGCATGTTGCGATGGCAGAAGGACGGATTGCCGCCGCAGCGATTGCGCGAAAACTGGGCCTCCTTGCCCAGACCGACGAAAGCGCAGCGAAAAGGCTTGCTCGCCATAGACGGTTTCAAGAGGCGCTTTGGCAGGTCTTCGCGCCGAAGGACGATGCAAAGACAAAGACGGCGGTTCCGCCAGATGATGCCTTGATCTGCCGTTGCGAAGGGGTGACTTACGGTGCCTTGAGGACCCTCAGCGCAAATAGTGCGCAGGACGTCTCGACATTAAAGCGCCTGTCGCGTGCAGGCATGGGGCGATGTCAGAGCCGCTACTGCGGCAAAGCGATTACTGACGTCGCGAAGGAACGACACCTCACGGGCGAAACAAGCGGTTTTCTGGCTCCGCAAATGCCACTTCGACCTATTCCGTTGGCGGCGCTTGCGGTCGAGAAGCCGGAATGGGGCGGCCACAAGCGCGCACTTTTGCCGGAAAAGCCCCCATTGGCGAGCCCTCAAGCTTTGCCGGTGGCGGAAACGTCCACGCTGGTAATCGGCGCCGGCATTGCAGGCCTTTCGACGGCGCTCTTCCTTGCCAGGGAAGGCGAGGACGTTGTGGTGGTGGAGCGCGCTTTTGCGAACTCGCTGGCGTCGGGAGGGAATGCCGGAAGCCTTCATGCCCAGCTGCTTTCCTTCGACCACGGTGCCCGTGCCGAAGGTGGCGGCGGAGCGGCCGCTCAAACACTTCCCCTCCAGCGCGATTCAATCGCTCTTTGGGCCGCGCTGCAAAGCGAACTCGGACAGGATTTCGAGATGAAGGTCACAGGCGGCCTCATGGTGGCGGAAACCGATGATCATATGCATTTTCTGGCGGAAAAGGTCGGTGTGGAGTGCGCGGCCGGGATTGATTGCCGCTTGATCGGGCAAGACGAACTACGCTCTCTGGAGCCTGCTCTGTCTTCTCACTTCGTCGGCGCTGCCTACTGTTCCCAGGAGGGCAAGATCAACCCTCTCGTCGCTACGCAATATATATTGGAGGCGGCACGGCGAGACGGCGCTCAAGTCTTCGAAAACTGCGAGGTCACCGGAATAAGGACCTCGGACGGCGGGTTCGAGGTCAAGACATCGAGGGGCATCTTGCGGACAAAACGGATCGTCAATGCAGCCGGAGCCTTCGCTTCAAGGATCGGCGCGATGCTCGGTGTCGACGTGCCGGTATTCGGTGCTCCGCTGCACATGGTGGTTACCGAGGCCGCAGCACCTTTGATCTCGTGTCTCGTCGCCCATGCCGACCGCCATTTAACCCTGAAGCAGGCGGCAAACGGGAACTTCATCATTGGCGGCGGCTGGACCGCAGGCCTTGATCCCGTCCATCAACATCCGCGCCCGCTGCTGTCGAGCCTTGAGGGGAACCTTTGGGTTGCCCAGCACGTCGTTCCCGCTCTGCGCAAACTTCACGTCATCCGAAGCTGGGCGGCGATGAACATCAATATCGACGGCGCGCCAATCCTCGG
This Rhizobium sullae DNA region includes the following protein-coding sequences:
- a CDS encoding LysR family transcriptional regulator, with product MYANINPSIDVRLLHTTYLLLTERSVSKVAVLLGLTQPSVSASLKKAREVFADPLLVRSGQKLVLTERGEEVMVSVGLILEGLKNTLNRTSQFDPGAVQSRMRVAAVNCFGAFLIPPLAASIRQKAPGISVDFFAPSEKMDLIDELGAGRVDLVIGNWPAPQQSLKSTTLLHCDIACVVQRSNPLARAGRLTLHTYLDADHVSPTPGSSAFYSPIDGRLSQLGMKRRIAMSVPEYALIPAILAETDLVFTTARPYAEYIIENAPANQLRLIEAPREFDQMNLYLLWHERAHASGANQWLRGVVRSVARRFDQTLHAMPAKAELLAAY
- a CDS encoding IS110 family transposase, with protein sequence MDQIIRIGMDTSKHVFQLHGVNAAEQPILRKKMRRKEMVDFFANCPPTVIAIEACGASHHWARLLTGLGHEVKLIAPQLAKPYVKRGKNDAADAEALCEAMSRPTMRFVPVKSADQQAALMLVGMRERAVAAQTQLANTIRGYAAEFGLTAAKGMSHIPLLLERTMIDESVPAVARELFTSLAEEFAQLGDRLKEVEAKLMAWYRNNECCRRLAKIPGVGPIGAVLLAMKAPAPEQFTSGRQFAAWMGLTPRDHSTAGKVRLGVITRAGDETLRKTLVVGATSRLQQVRAGRGKSTSPWLIELLKRKPPKLVAVALANKIARIAWKIMVTGEDYKGNARDRLWPAQHREISQV
- a CDS encoding IS481 family transposase encodes the protein MPWKETSVMEERLRFVARLLEGEGMSDVCRAFGISRKTGYKIFNRYKDDGLEALTDRSRRPVRYANQLPEPVEAMIVSCKKSKPHWGARKIRELLVKRLAGDVRVPSKSTVHAVLDRHGLVAHARKRQRHRAEGTALSQALLPNDLWCADFKGEFKLGDGRYCYPLTVTDQASRYLLACEAFESTRERAVFDAFRRLFTECGLPTAIRSDNGLPFASPNGLYNLSKLSVWWLRLGITLERIRPGRPQENGRHERMHLTLKKEATRPPGKNILQQQARFDAFVSEFNQERPHEALNMKVPADLYVASSRPYQGLPEIDYPFHDRDALVTNCGRICIFYRKKVNISTVLAGQKLGLKEVDDGIWLVSFMQYDLGYIDLEQRTLQTIDNPFGTRLSPMS
- a CDS encoding dioxygenase family protein — encoded protein: MKQDLYLDAPRGERITIAGYVLGDRCRPTPRSLVEIWQADENGEYDRRGFRLRGHQFADEQGRWWFNTVVPALYPGRTRHFHFRVQRPGGYVLTTQLFFPGEPSNARDRIVDETLLMTISPAGDGQFARFDFVV
- a CDS encoding GntR family transcriptional regulator, coding for MTDALAAPGRKIAEKGQHNLASLTYKAVSDMIRHRRLKGGHVIVEARLAETLGISRTPLREALQRLEGEGLVRKGDGRNYVVRQVDIGEYLQSLKLRLLIEPEAAVLSINAIPRRLLMSVRQEIHDLLDATAYHTDAHWFSDDNLHNMIIDHCGNAVMAKVLRELRATTRLFEIDRLKDRLKPDSTEHLVIIEAIDRGDVEETRRAVAHHIESLIAFTRMHLQVADL
- a CDS encoding GntR family transcriptional regulator encodes the protein MQMDDGLNEVGDSSLADETYRSLLADILSARLAGGSVVQQRRLATKHAVSRSPMRHALGRLEGEGLLVRNEKGVLSVRVISLKDYLDSLTMRMLLEPTAAALASPHVSRLELDPLARMLDEIEADPEPDPEVVWAFDDALHNYIASESRNPFMAATIGEMRRYTTIFERQLPVVRAKPGVREHRAILLALASNDAEAARRAMTDHLEVVRQGVLANY
- a CDS encoding ABC transporter substrate-binding protein, which encodes MLRSHFSRSVFAASFLSITASFAFAQSCEPKVVAGELIKPGTLVMSTNPTLPPLQFIDSTGDLKGMRIDLGKEIAKRLCLEPEYVRIEFSAMVPGLQAGRWDMINTGIFFTEERTKIMQMIPYEDQAISISVAPDSKKNVTAKDDLAGMTIGVEIGGFEETKTRLLDKELRDAGKEGLTIQTFDNFALAFQALRAGQVQGVVSIDAVAKEYDSRGDFKRAISGLYPAPVSVAFKSSALADAVSATLKDMKTDGSLKALFDKYGLPMVAGDYSVKGPGR
- a CDS encoding amino acid ABC transporter permease, whose protein sequence is MSLWNWSGFFGYLFNPFILGGVFTTVWLTVVSLIAGLILGFALALMRRSSRRVPYSLAKAYIWLFRGTPLLVQLIAIYTALPLFGIKFTVIEAALLGLALNEAAYLAEIIRAGIEAVPEGQTRAARALGMTERQIMRYIVMPQAFKVIVPPLGNSVNGLLKTTSVTSVISVEELLRRTQVLIQERFMVLELFAVAAIYYLLLTTLWDFFQSHIEKRLGQAGSRLSINEKR
- the dapA gene encoding 4-hydroxy-tetrahydrodipicolinate synthase, whose translation is MQKMFRGVYTVMITPLDPSGAVDLKGLAAFTDWQVKEGIHGLIPLGSTGEFLSLSEEERDSVARTVIETVAGRVPVLIGTGAEDTRESIRLSVKAEAMGADGVMIIPPFYSTPTDDELVHHYKSIASAVTIPIMVYNNPATANVDLTPELVKRIAEIDGCDYIKESTLEVTRVRDIIRLAGNDMTVFGGILGFESFVMGAQGWVAVASNVAPGPMVRIFELVANEKKFDEARELYLKWLPVIQAVGGQAYVAGTKSLLTHMGFGAGLPRPPRLPLPPAQDAAMKRLVADFGLTFSV
- a CDS encoding FAD-dependent oxidoreductase, producing MPVASINQSLGPDDARVRLSVDGLQIFAEKGMSVAAAIEATGRHEFSRGIKGEGRGLFCGMGACHDCLMTIDGKVSQRACMTTVDDDMQVLRPAARPDLAAGQIADLCSVPQSLATRTMDVLIVGAGPAGLAAAKVLAVAGAEVTVIDERPSAGGQYFKQPSTPSAAERLRGDEQALSGAALIGKVRDHGVIFLSATVVWGGARDDAGSFIIACYGSGHAFYCKPKMLIIATGAYERPTSVRGWTLPGAMTTGAAQTLLRSYGTVPGRRIIVAGNGPLNMQVANELRKAGASIVALLEAAPPPWSRPAAALRLLTTDPALARHGLRQISTLRSRGVKIDWNSVLTSINGSQCVESVTFAGPGGETNLDADTVLIGGNFTSSNELSRLLGCGHEVVDGDLRAVRDLDGQTTVANVHIVGEAARFGGAHVAMAEGRIAAAAIARKLGLLAQTDESAAKRLARHRRFQEALWQVFAPKDDAKTKTAVPPDDALICRCEGVTYGALRTLSANSAQDVSTLKRLSRAGMGRCQSRYCGKAITDVAKERHLTGETSGFLAPQMPLRPIPLAALAVEKPEWGGHKRALLPEKPPLASPQALPVAETSTLVIGAGIAGLSTALFLAREGEDVVVVERAFANSLASGGNAGSLHAQLLSFDHGARAEGGGGAAAQTLPLQRDSIALWAALQSELGQDFEMKVTGGLMVAETDDHMHFLAEKVGVECAAGIDCRLIGQDELRSLEPALSSHFVGAAYCSQEGKINPLVATQYILEAARRDGAQVFENCEVTGIRTSDGGFEVKTSRGILRTKRIVNAAGAFASRIGAMLGVDVPVFGAPLHMVVTEAAAPLISCLVAHADRHLTLKQAANGNFIIGGGWTAGLDPVHQHPRPLLSSLEGNLWVAQHVVPALRKLHVIRSWAAMNINIDGAPILGEHPSMPGFFNAVTSNGYTLGPIVGQLTSRLVLGRETDRALQPFSISRFQKGRA